A portion of the Carassius carassius chromosome 42, fCarCar2.1, whole genome shotgun sequence genome contains these proteins:
- the LOC132124100 gene encoding activated CDC42 kinase 1-like isoform X2 translates to MAAGSDYQRQYDAKDELDGGDMQSEEGTEWLMELLTDVQLQQYFMRIRDELNVTRLSHFDYVKNEDLEKIGMGRPGQRRLWEAVKRRRAMCKRKSWMSKVFTGKRPDSDSQTPGVFRSSSPSSVQPDGQPANLTCIISDRDLTLYEKLGDGSFGVVKRGEWQAPSGRVLSVAVKCLKTDLLEQEEGLDDFIREVNAMHSLDHHNLIRLYGVVLTHPMKMVTELAPLGSLLDRLRKRQGHILISVLCHYTVQIACGMAYLESRRFIHRDLAARNILLASNDLIKIGDFGLMRALPKNDDHYVMQEHHKVPFAWCAPESLKTRTFSHASDTWMFGVTLWEMFTHGQEPWVGLNGSQILHKIDREGERLIKPEDCPQDIYNVMLQCWSPKPEDRPTFVSLRDFLVETMPTDMRALQDFDEPDKLKIHANGIITIIEGRAENYWWRGQNRQTLKVGQFPRNVVTSVAGLSAHDISRPLKHSFIHTGHGDTDPHRSWGAPDKIDDLYLGNPMDPPDVLGMDLNATKPTKLPNRSKKQPPPRPPKPAILLKKPFYDSVLDDDDDLIVTGVKKLSLKTSTYLGLRLRPWESTSLSDRLSEVSLIDFGDDSFSSSSPSPIIETTNPITAKPPASYAASILDMVPPQSPNRALPNPMHPTPVVDWEMWPLPPLPAYDDVAVECAEQEDMEVSSINASVSQEDDISEQTQSEDDVKIDSKHKMEDNLVLPTKHAEETHSFTQSADIFKELQREVMVKLRVPPTGRSLPSSPLPTPSALAPHRQIILPSSYEDKPQIPPRIAIPPMRPSKRPGIYGSSLSVSLGDNEDRSRCPPQIPPRDHALSQPNSRAPSPMAPQGGSPQQRSSLCCVGSLGSCLSPSSYSSAPSSSSAMSYTSTATTTSSHYVSTEVAQTPAKSPCIVPIVYGGVKASSTHYYLLPEKPAYLDKYDRFLKDSEGNAEKKTTNMATVRPMVQQQVNKPNTSPSYTSGPSNSGTSNCLAWSSSTQAGAYNRVIVQQVQEAVHGVTVEECQTALQTHGWNAQEAVKYLKVEQLFRLGLKARLECVEALERCSWNLEQASTQMLDSFGPSRHRI, encoded by the exons ATGGCGGCGGGCTCAGACTATCAACGGCAATATGATGCAAAAGATGAG CTGGACGGTGGAGACATGCAGTCTGAAGAGGGAACCGAGTGGCTCATGGAGCTGCTCACTGACGTGCAGCTCCAGCAGTACTTTATGCGTATTCGTGATGAGCTCAATGTCACACGTCTCTCACACTTTGACTATGTCAAAAATGAAGACCTTGAAAAGATTGGCATGGGCCGACCAG GTCAAAGACGGCTGTGGGAGGCAGTGAAAAGGAGAAGGGCCATGTGCAAAAGGAAGTCATGGATGAGCAAG GTGTTCACTGGGAAGCGGCCTGACTCGGATTCCCAGACCCCAGGGGTGTTCCGCAGCTCATCCCCATCCTCAGTTCAACCAGACGGACAGCCAGCCAATCTCACCTGCATCATCAGTGACAGAGACCTCACGCTCTACGAGAAACTGGGAGATGGCTCTTTCGGAGTGGTGAAACGTGGAGAATGGCAGGCCCCGTCTGGAAGAGTG CTGAGTGTGGCTGTGAAGTGCCTGAAGACAGACTTGTTGGAACAGGAAGAAGGTTTAGATGACTTCATAAGGGAGGTTAACGCCATGCATTCCCTGGACCACCACAATCTTATTCGTCTCTATGGTGTTGTCCTCACACACCCCATGAAGATG gtgaCAGAACTTGCCCCATTGGGTTCATTGTTAGACCGCTTGAGGAAGCGTCAGGGTCATATTTTGATATCAGTACTGTGCCATTACACCGTTCAGATCGCCTGTGGAATGGCGTACCTGGAGTCCCGACGATTCATTCACAGAGACCTGGCTGCACGCAACATCCTTTTAGCCTCCAACGACCTTATCAAAATTGGTGACTTTGGCCTCATGAGGGCCTTGCCTAAAAACGATGATCATTATGTGATGCAGGAGCATCACAAAGTCCCTTTTGCCTG GTGTGCTCCAGAAAGCCTAAAGACCCGAACGTTCTCCCATGCCAGTGATACTTGGATGTTTGGAGTTACACTGTGGGAAATGTTCACTCATGGGCAGGAACCTTGGGTTGGACTCAATGGTAGCCAG ATTCTCCATAAGATCGATAGGGAGGGAGAGAGGCTTATCAAACCAGAGGACTGTCCACAGGACATTTATAACGTCATGCTGCAGTGCTGGTCGCCTAAACCTGAAGACAGGCCAACATTTGTGTCCCTCAGGGACTTCCTTGTGGAG ACAATGCCCACTGACATGAGGGCGCTGCAGGACTTTGATGAGCCAGACAAACTTAAAATTCATGCTAATGGCATCATCACCATAATTGAGGGAAG AGCAGAGAACTACTGGTGGAGGGGTCAGAACAGACAGACCCTGAAAGTAGGACAGTTCCCTAGGAATGTGGTGACCTCTGTGGCTGGACTGTCTGCTCACGACATCAGCCGACCTCTCAAGCACAGTTTCATCCACACAGGCCATGGAGACACGGACCCACACCGTAGCTGGGGTGCCCCTGACAAGATTGATGA TCTGTACCTTGGTAATCCCATGGATCCACCAGATGTTCTTGGGATGGATTTAAATGCAACGAAGCCCACTAAACTTCCAAACCGGTCTAAAA AACAACCTCCTCCTAGACCTCCTAAACCAGCCATTCTTCTTAAGA AACCATTTTATGACTCTGTGCTGGATGACGATGATGATTTGATAGTGACAGGTGTGAAGAAGCTCTCTCTTAAGACCTCCACATACCTGGGTTTGCGTCTCCGCCCTTGGGAAAGCACTAGTCTGAGTGACCGCCTTAGCGAAGTCTCGCTCATTGACTTTGGAGATGATAGCTTCAGCTCATCATCACCCTCCCCCATTATAGAGACCACCAATCCCATCACAGCAAAGCCACCTGCATCCTACGCTGCTTCCATCTTGGATATGGTGCCACCACAGAGCCCCAATCGAGCGCTGCCCAACCCCATGCACCCTACTCCAGTGGTGGATTGGGAAATGTGGCCCCTGCCTCCTCTTCCGGCCTATGACGATGTGGCCGTGGAGTGTGCAGAGCAAGAAGACATGGAAGTGAGCTCCATAAATGCATCCGTGTCACAGGAAGACGATATATCTGAACAGACTCAATCAGAAGATGATGTTAAAATTGATAGTAAACACAAGATGGAGGACAATCTCGTTCTACCAACCAAGCATGCTGAGGAAACCCACTCCTTTACACAATCAGCAGACATCTTTAAGGAGCTACAAAGGGAGGTGATGGTGAAGCTTCGGGTCCCTCCGACTGGACGTTCCCTCCCTTCTTCACCCCTCCCGACTCCTTCAGCTCTCGCCCCACACCGCCAGATCATCCTACCCTCCTCCTATGAGGACAAGCCTCAAATCCCTCCAAGAATCGCCATCCCACCCATGCGTCCATCTAAGCGGCCAGGGATTTACGGCAGCAGTTTGTCAGTTTCCCTTGGAGACAATGAAGACAGGAGCCGATGTCCGCCTCAGATACCCCCGAGGGATCATGCTCTATCTCAACCCAACTCTCGGGCACCAAGCCCCATGGCGCCCCAAGGTGGCTCCCCTCAGCAAAGATCCAGCCTCTGTTGCGTTGGATCCTTGGGTTCCTGTCTGTCCCCATCGTCATATTCTTCCGCGCCATCCAGCTCCTCTGCCATGTCTTATACATCGACGGCCACCACTACAAGTTCTCATTACGTCTCTACTGAAGTGGCCCAGACTCCAGCCAAGAGTCCATGCATCGTTCCTATCGTGTACGGTGGTGTGAAGGCCAGCAGCACTCATTACTACTTGCTACCTGAGAAACCAGCATACCTGGACAAGTATGACAGGTTCTTAAAGGACTCTGAGGGAAATGCGGAGAAAAAAACAACCAATATGGCCACTGTGAGACCCATGGTTCAACAGCAAGTTAACAAGCCCAACACTTCGCCTAGCTACACCAGTGGGCCATCCAACAGTGGGACCTCTAATTGTCTGGCCTGGTCGAGCAGCACCCAAGCAGGTGCCTACAACCGTGTCATAGTCCAACAA GTGCAGGAGGCAGTACATGGAGTGACTGTGGAGGAGTGTCAAACGGCCCTTCAGACACACGGCTGGAATGCTCAGGAGGCTGTGAAATATCTTAAG GTGGAGCAGTTGTTTCGACTGGGTTTGAAGGCTCGGCTTGAATGTGTGGAAGCTCTGGAGAGATGTAGCTGGAATCTGGAGCAAGCCAGCACCCAAATGCTGGACTCCTTCGGTCCATCTAGACATAG GATCTAA
- the LOC132124100 gene encoding activated CDC42 kinase 1-like isoform X1 produces the protein MAAGSDYQRQYDAKDELDGGDMQSEEGTEWLMELLTDVQLQQYFMRIRDELNVTRLSHFDYVKNEDLEKIGMGRPGQRRLWEAVKRRRAMCKRKSWMSKSLCLGQQVFTGKRPDSDSQTPGVFRSSSPSSVQPDGQPANLTCIISDRDLTLYEKLGDGSFGVVKRGEWQAPSGRVLSVAVKCLKTDLLEQEEGLDDFIREVNAMHSLDHHNLIRLYGVVLTHPMKMVTELAPLGSLLDRLRKRQGHILISVLCHYTVQIACGMAYLESRRFIHRDLAARNILLASNDLIKIGDFGLMRALPKNDDHYVMQEHHKVPFAWCAPESLKTRTFSHASDTWMFGVTLWEMFTHGQEPWVGLNGSQILHKIDREGERLIKPEDCPQDIYNVMLQCWSPKPEDRPTFVSLRDFLVETMPTDMRALQDFDEPDKLKIHANGIITIIEGRAENYWWRGQNRQTLKVGQFPRNVVTSVAGLSAHDISRPLKHSFIHTGHGDTDPHRSWGAPDKIDDLYLGNPMDPPDVLGMDLNATKPTKLPNRSKKQPPPRPPKPAILLKKPFYDSVLDDDDDLIVTGVKKLSLKTSTYLGLRLRPWESTSLSDRLSEVSLIDFGDDSFSSSSPSPIIETTNPITAKPPASYAASILDMVPPQSPNRALPNPMHPTPVVDWEMWPLPPLPAYDDVAVECAEQEDMEVSSINASVSQEDDISEQTQSEDDVKIDSKHKMEDNLVLPTKHAEETHSFTQSADIFKELQREVMVKLRVPPTGRSLPSSPLPTPSALAPHRQIILPSSYEDKPQIPPRIAIPPMRPSKRPGIYGSSLSVSLGDNEDRSRCPPQIPPRDHALSQPNSRAPSPMAPQGGSPQQRSSLCCVGSLGSCLSPSSYSSAPSSSSAMSYTSTATTTSSHYVSTEVAQTPAKSPCIVPIVYGGVKASSTHYYLLPEKPAYLDKYDRFLKDSEGNAEKKTTNMATVRPMVQQQVNKPNTSPSYTSGPSNSGTSNCLAWSSSTQAGAYNRVIVQQVQEAVHGVTVEECQTALQTHGWNAQEAVKYLKVEQLFRLGLKARLECVEALERCSWNLEQASTQMLDSFGPSRHRI, from the exons ATGGCGGCGGGCTCAGACTATCAACGGCAATATGATGCAAAAGATGAG CTGGACGGTGGAGACATGCAGTCTGAAGAGGGAACCGAGTGGCTCATGGAGCTGCTCACTGACGTGCAGCTCCAGCAGTACTTTATGCGTATTCGTGATGAGCTCAATGTCACACGTCTCTCACACTTTGACTATGTCAAAAATGAAGACCTTGAAAAGATTGGCATGGGCCGACCAG GTCAAAGACGGCTGTGGGAGGCAGTGAAAAGGAGAAGGGCCATGTGCAAAAGGAAGTCATGGATGAGCAAG TCTCTGTGCTTGGGCCAGCAGGTGTTCACTGGGAAGCGGCCTGACTCGGATTCCCAGACCCCAGGGGTGTTCCGCAGCTCATCCCCATCCTCAGTTCAACCAGACGGACAGCCAGCCAATCTCACCTGCATCATCAGTGACAGAGACCTCACGCTCTACGAGAAACTGGGAGATGGCTCTTTCGGAGTGGTGAAACGTGGAGAATGGCAGGCCCCGTCTGGAAGAGTG CTGAGTGTGGCTGTGAAGTGCCTGAAGACAGACTTGTTGGAACAGGAAGAAGGTTTAGATGACTTCATAAGGGAGGTTAACGCCATGCATTCCCTGGACCACCACAATCTTATTCGTCTCTATGGTGTTGTCCTCACACACCCCATGAAGATG gtgaCAGAACTTGCCCCATTGGGTTCATTGTTAGACCGCTTGAGGAAGCGTCAGGGTCATATTTTGATATCAGTACTGTGCCATTACACCGTTCAGATCGCCTGTGGAATGGCGTACCTGGAGTCCCGACGATTCATTCACAGAGACCTGGCTGCACGCAACATCCTTTTAGCCTCCAACGACCTTATCAAAATTGGTGACTTTGGCCTCATGAGGGCCTTGCCTAAAAACGATGATCATTATGTGATGCAGGAGCATCACAAAGTCCCTTTTGCCTG GTGTGCTCCAGAAAGCCTAAAGACCCGAACGTTCTCCCATGCCAGTGATACTTGGATGTTTGGAGTTACACTGTGGGAAATGTTCACTCATGGGCAGGAACCTTGGGTTGGACTCAATGGTAGCCAG ATTCTCCATAAGATCGATAGGGAGGGAGAGAGGCTTATCAAACCAGAGGACTGTCCACAGGACATTTATAACGTCATGCTGCAGTGCTGGTCGCCTAAACCTGAAGACAGGCCAACATTTGTGTCCCTCAGGGACTTCCTTGTGGAG ACAATGCCCACTGACATGAGGGCGCTGCAGGACTTTGATGAGCCAGACAAACTTAAAATTCATGCTAATGGCATCATCACCATAATTGAGGGAAG AGCAGAGAACTACTGGTGGAGGGGTCAGAACAGACAGACCCTGAAAGTAGGACAGTTCCCTAGGAATGTGGTGACCTCTGTGGCTGGACTGTCTGCTCACGACATCAGCCGACCTCTCAAGCACAGTTTCATCCACACAGGCCATGGAGACACGGACCCACACCGTAGCTGGGGTGCCCCTGACAAGATTGATGA TCTGTACCTTGGTAATCCCATGGATCCACCAGATGTTCTTGGGATGGATTTAAATGCAACGAAGCCCACTAAACTTCCAAACCGGTCTAAAA AACAACCTCCTCCTAGACCTCCTAAACCAGCCATTCTTCTTAAGA AACCATTTTATGACTCTGTGCTGGATGACGATGATGATTTGATAGTGACAGGTGTGAAGAAGCTCTCTCTTAAGACCTCCACATACCTGGGTTTGCGTCTCCGCCCTTGGGAAAGCACTAGTCTGAGTGACCGCCTTAGCGAAGTCTCGCTCATTGACTTTGGAGATGATAGCTTCAGCTCATCATCACCCTCCCCCATTATAGAGACCACCAATCCCATCACAGCAAAGCCACCTGCATCCTACGCTGCTTCCATCTTGGATATGGTGCCACCACAGAGCCCCAATCGAGCGCTGCCCAACCCCATGCACCCTACTCCAGTGGTGGATTGGGAAATGTGGCCCCTGCCTCCTCTTCCGGCCTATGACGATGTGGCCGTGGAGTGTGCAGAGCAAGAAGACATGGAAGTGAGCTCCATAAATGCATCCGTGTCACAGGAAGACGATATATCTGAACAGACTCAATCAGAAGATGATGTTAAAATTGATAGTAAACACAAGATGGAGGACAATCTCGTTCTACCAACCAAGCATGCTGAGGAAACCCACTCCTTTACACAATCAGCAGACATCTTTAAGGAGCTACAAAGGGAGGTGATGGTGAAGCTTCGGGTCCCTCCGACTGGACGTTCCCTCCCTTCTTCACCCCTCCCGACTCCTTCAGCTCTCGCCCCACACCGCCAGATCATCCTACCCTCCTCCTATGAGGACAAGCCTCAAATCCCTCCAAGAATCGCCATCCCACCCATGCGTCCATCTAAGCGGCCAGGGATTTACGGCAGCAGTTTGTCAGTTTCCCTTGGAGACAATGAAGACAGGAGCCGATGTCCGCCTCAGATACCCCCGAGGGATCATGCTCTATCTCAACCCAACTCTCGGGCACCAAGCCCCATGGCGCCCCAAGGTGGCTCCCCTCAGCAAAGATCCAGCCTCTGTTGCGTTGGATCCTTGGGTTCCTGTCTGTCCCCATCGTCATATTCTTCCGCGCCATCCAGCTCCTCTGCCATGTCTTATACATCGACGGCCACCACTACAAGTTCTCATTACGTCTCTACTGAAGTGGCCCAGACTCCAGCCAAGAGTCCATGCATCGTTCCTATCGTGTACGGTGGTGTGAAGGCCAGCAGCACTCATTACTACTTGCTACCTGAGAAACCAGCATACCTGGACAAGTATGACAGGTTCTTAAAGGACTCTGAGGGAAATGCGGAGAAAAAAACAACCAATATGGCCACTGTGAGACCCATGGTTCAACAGCAAGTTAACAAGCCCAACACTTCGCCTAGCTACACCAGTGGGCCATCCAACAGTGGGACCTCTAATTGTCTGGCCTGGTCGAGCAGCACCCAAGCAGGTGCCTACAACCGTGTCATAGTCCAACAA GTGCAGGAGGCAGTACATGGAGTGACTGTGGAGGAGTGTCAAACGGCCCTTCAGACACACGGCTGGAATGCTCAGGAGGCTGTGAAATATCTTAAG GTGGAGCAGTTGTTTCGACTGGGTTTGAAGGCTCGGCTTGAATGTGTGGAAGCTCTGGAGAGATGTAGCTGGAATCTGGAGCAAGCCAGCACCCAAATGCTGGACTCCTTCGGTCCATCTAGACATAG GATCTAA
- the LOC132124099 gene encoding transferrin receptor protein 1-like produces the protein MAGTIDQARMKFSKIVNSSLYTQFNRSQNPDGESSRVEVKLCADGEEEMDGTELGPVQNDTYTRTSHSRPWNRWRILVWVVGVLVIFFVGLLIGYSALLKSESAPCPSRVPPIQEVLPNYPPSLDWSDLVRLLNVKLSSKAIEDRLSELSQSDRKAGSFADNELADKIHNIFTQLKMDPWVDEHFVKLQYPDKSKPNKVEFGSVSIRPNGFLAYSETGRKEGRVVYANYGQLSDFETVQNETYRLSLNGSVVLMRAGNISMAQKVMNAAKMGAIAALIYPDPADYNIISEDIDLYGHVHLGSGDPYTPGFPSFNHTQFPPAKSSGLPGILAQTITANKAREIFKNMGGDDAPNRFKGNLPTYKLGSENDRITVEVNNNLAHTKIHNVFGVIKGYVDPDRYVVIGAQRDSLSLGYAKSTVGTTLLLELARVFTELKKEGFRPKRSIVFASWTAGDFGNVGVTEWLEGYWASLDRKAFTYISLDGVVTGAGYFRASASPLLQTLLKKTVVKVKSSSSSLLQINELETMQMDDSAYPFLAMSGIPSVSFSFVSPPASAKEFFGTNLDDKAHLDSITNQKVVELSVLAAQVAGQMALRLVHDHILKLDVSKYSDVITDHVSAIIQHVDVLKKNNVSKIESLSTKWLNAAKSSYSRAAASLNTDIGNTDLYDMEMCRIINNRIMKVEKSFLSPYVSLREVPFRHIFFGNGWQTTTDLEKYFGDVYEMKTSFDIDQVLNKFALLTWTIQGCANDLAGDIWSLDNEI, from the exons ATGGCAGGAACAATTGATCAGGCCAGAATGAAGTTTTCAAAAATA GTAAACAGTAGCTTGTATACCCAGTTCAATCGATCTCAGAATCCTGATGGAGAGAGCAGCCGCGTGGAGGTCAAGCTTTGTGCAGATGGTGAGGAGGAAATGGATGGAACAGAACTAGGACCCGTGCAAAATGACACGTACACAAGAACCAGTCATTCTAGGCCATGGAACAGGTGGAGGATTCTGGTTTGGGTGGTTGGAGTGCTGGTCATCTTTTTTGTAG GTTTACTCATTGGATACTCTGCACTCCTTAAGTCTGAGTCGGCTCCCTGCCCTTCGAGAGTTCCACCTATTCAAGAAGTTCTGCCAAATTATCCACCTTCTTTGGATTGGAGTGATCTTGTTAGACTTCTGAATGTTAAACTGTCCTCTAAAGCCATTGAAGATAGATTAAG CGAGTTATCCCAGAGTGACCGTAAAGCAGGATCATTTGCAGATAACGAGTTAGCTGATAAGATCCATAATATTTTCACGCAACTGAAAATGGACCCCTGGGTTGATGAACACTTTGTGAAGCTACAGTATCCTGACAA GTCCAAACCCAACAAGGTTGAATTTGGGTCAGTGAGTATCCGTCCAAATGGGTTCTTGGCTTACAGTGAAACAGGACGTAAAGAG GGCAGAGTGGTGTACGCCAACTATGGTCAGCTTTCTGACTTTGAGACTGTGCAGAATGAAACATACAGACTGAGTCTAAATGGATCTGTTGTACTGATGAGAGCTGGAAACATCAGCATGGCACAGAAG GTTATGAATGCAGCTAAAATGGGTGCTATAGCAGCTCTGATCTACCCAGACCCAGCTGACTATAACATAATATCTGAGGATATTGATCTCTATGGTCAT GTCCACCTTGGATCAGGTGATCCTTACACCCCAGGATTCCCATCTTTTAATCACACACAGTTTCCTCCTGCCAAGTCCTCTGGTCTTCCTGGAATACTCGCCCAAACCATCACTGCTAACAAAGCACGTGAAATCTTTAA AAATATGGGAGGGGATGATGCCCCTAATAGATTTAAGGGTAACCTCCCCACATACAAGTTGGGAAGCGAGAATGACCGCATAACCGTAGAAGTCAATAATAATCTTGCCCACACTAAGATCCATAATGTGTTTGGAGTCATCAAAGGATACGTGGACCCTG ATCGTTATGTTGTGATTGGAGCGCAAAGGGACTCCTTGAGCTTGGGATATGCCAAGTCTACAGTTGGCACTACTCTTCTGCTGGAGCTTGCGAGGGTTTTCACTGAGTTGAAGAAAG AGGGTTTCAGACCCAAAAGAAGCATTGTGTTTGCCAGCTGGACTGCAGGGGATTTTGGTAACGTCGGAGTTACTGAATGGCTTGAG GGATACTGGGCATCACTGGATCGAAAAGCCTTTACTTACATCAGTTTAGATGGTGTTGTTACTG GTGCAGGTTACTTTAGAGCTTCTGCGAGTCCTTTGTTGCAGACCCTTCTGAAGAAGACCGTGGTAAAGGTCAAAAGTTCCAGTTCAAGCCTTCTACAGATAAATGA GCTGGAAACCATGCAGATGGATGATAGCGCATATCCTTTTCTGGCCATGTCTGGAATCCCATCCGTGTCTTTTAGTTTTGTCTCTCCTCCA GCCTCTGCTAAAGAGTTTTTTGGAACAAATCTGGATGATAAAGCTCACTTAGACAGCATCACCAATCAGAAAGTGGTTGAGTTGTCAGTGCTTGCTGCTCAGGTTGCTGGGCAAATGGCCCTCCGGCTCGTCCATGACCACATCCTCAAACTAGATGTTAGCAAGTATTCTGATGTCATCACAGACCATGTGAGCGCCATCATCCAGCATGTTGATGTCCTCAAAAAGAACAAC GTCAGTAAAATTGAGTCTTTGTCAACGAAGTGGCTGAATGCTGCAAAAAGCTCCTATAGTCGTGCCGCAGCCTCCCTTAATACTGACATAGGGAATACCGACCTGTATGATATGGAGATGTGTCGCATAATCAATAACCGCATAATGAAG GTGGAGAAAAGTTTTCTCTCTCCTTACGTTTCTTTGAGAGAAGTCCCGTTCCGCCACATTTTCTTTGGTAATGGGTGGCAAACCACCACAGACCTGGAAAAGTACTTTGGTGATGTATATGAAATGAAGACAAGCTTCGACATAGACCAGGTCTTAAACAAGTTCGCTCTACTCACCTGGACCATCCAGGGCTGTGCCAATGACCTGGCTGGAGATATCTGGTCCTTGGACAACGAGATCTAG